DNA from Pirellulales bacterium:
TGGCGGCCGTGGCGGCTCGGGAGGACTCGGCTACAACGGCCCGATCGAACAACAGAATGGCGCGCCCGCCGGCGATGGCGGCAATGGCGGCAACGGGGCGGCAGCCGGCAATGGCGGCAACGGCGGAGCAGGAGGCGCAGGAGGCGCAGGGAACACCGCCTTCGGCGCGGGCATTGCCGTGTTTGGCGGTTCGGCCGAACTCGATAAGGATGCGCTTTTTATTAATAGCGAATTTGGCGGTGCCGGAGGGCCAGCCGGAGCGGGCGGCGCCGGAGGCGCAGGCGGCCACGGTGGCGCCGGAGGCTCAGGCGGCTCGGGCGGCTCCGGAGGGGACGGGGGAACGAGCTTCCACCGTGGCTGGCTTGTTGGTAGCGGCGGCCAAGGCGGCAATGGCGGTGCTGGCGGGCAGGGGGCGCAGGGAGGAAACGGAGGAAACGGTGGGACCTCGGGACTTTCAGGGACCGGCGGCAGCGTTTTTGGCGGCAGCATTTACCTTGGTGGCGGCGCCCTGCAGATAGGACTGGGAACGACTTACACCGGCTTGCAAGTTGCTGCCAGTGGCGGTGTCATCGGCGCACAGGGCGCCGCGGGCTCAGGCGGTGCAGGGGGCACCGGCGGACTCGGCGGCAGTGGCGGACGCGGCGGCCTGGGGGGCCATCTCGTTCCCCGAGCCAATGGCTTCCGCGCGGCGGGCGGTGGCGACGGCGCCCAGGGAGGGACAGCGAGTGGTGGAGCACCGGGAGTCGCAGGCGGGGTCGGTGGTATCGGCAAAGCGGGTACGGCCGCCGGCAGTGGCATCTATGTCGCGGGCGGCACGATTACCACCGCCATGCCCGCCACGCACATCGGCGTGCTATCCCAACCGCCGGCCAGCGTACACGCCGGCTCAACTTTCTCGCTACAAGTCGCCGCCGAAAATAGCAGTGGCGTTCCCGACCCAACCTATAACGGCCCGATCTCGGTAGCAATTATCACCAATCCGGGCGGCGGATCGCTCTCGGGAACGGTGACCGTCAACGCAATCAGTGGAGTGGCGACGTTCAACGATCTGTCTATTTCGCAGCCCGGCAACGGGTACAAATTGATTGTCGCCACGGCGGGACTGACGTCGGGCTTCACGCAACTCTTCAACGTCACCAGCAGCACCTCCGGTGTACCGCCAACCGTTACCCAGGTGCTTGCCAGTGGCACGACCTGGTCGGCTTCGTTCTTGACCGCCTTGCAGGTGGCCGGGCACGGGAATGGCACCGGCTACGTCATCCCCGCCGGCGCAACACAACTGAACGCGCTTCCCTGGGCGAACGTCAATCAGATCGAAATCTCGTTCAGCAAGGATGTGAGCGTCTCCCAATCGAGTCTCGACCTCAGCGAGTTAGGAAGTACGATTGCGACGACTGGCTTCCGCTATTTTCCAGCCACCTTCACGGCGGTGTGGACACTGGCAAATCCGGTCGGCGCCGGCACATTGAATCTCGTTTTGCACTCGACCGGGGCAAGCGCGGTGAAGGACTCAGCCGGCAACGCGCTCGACGGTGAATGGACCAACGGCGTGAGCGCCTATCCATCAGGCAACGAAGTGGCCGGTGGGGATTTCAACTTCGGGATTCGCGTGTTGCCGGGCGACGCGAACGGCGACGGCATTGTGAACAGTCAGGATTTGGCCGCAGTCACGGTGGGCTGGCTTACCTCTGGCGTGGTCGGTGACGTGAATGCCGACGGCATCGTCAACTCGCAGGATCTGGCGCTGATTGCCTCGCAATGGCTGGCAAGCGTGCCGGGGGGCACCGCTGCTCAGGCGAATACTTTCCGTGGCCAAAGCTTGATGGCCATAAATCTACAAACGGGGAATAGTGCCGCGGCCACCGGCATGGACGTCGGCGTTAGTGCGCCGGCGGCTACTGCCACGGTACCCGACGTGTTGGCGGCATCCACAAGCGGTGCAACGGAGACGTCGAATGTCGTACGTGCCACCATCGTCGTCGGCGCTGCTGAGCCCGCTGACTCACCGGCCGCGCAAGTTGTGCCAACTGCGTTGATGTTGCCTGAAACTTCGACGGCCGTACCGCCGCCTGCCGAGCATCTGGCATCGTTTATCTCAAGCGCGGGCAATAGCACTTTGTCTGCGCCGAACAACAACATAAGCTCGTCCGAGACCCGCGCCCCGTTCGACGGCCTTGCCGTCCTCGAAGAGCGGATCGGGGGCTGGATAGCCTCGCAGTCGGGTGAGTTGGGCCCGGCGTCGCTCGAGCTGTCCTCGCTTGGGGATAACCACCGTTGGTCGCTGGATGACGACACGCTCGACGCGATATTGGCCGCGCGTTTCGCGGTTAGATCTTAGCGGGCCTTGGACGTGGCGCGCCGGCGTTTGTGCCCATGGCTACGCGACGCTTTGCTGCCTTCGGCTTCTTCGCCTTCGGGGCTTTCGGCTTCGACGTTGATTTGCTCGGCAAGCTCACTGAGCTTTCTGTCGGTCGCGGCCTCTTCGTCGAGCGTCTGTTGCAGAAGATTGCGAGCTTGATCCTCGCCGAGCAACTCGGCGTACGTGCGCACGCAGCCGTAGCCGGCGATCTCGTAATGCTCGACGCGCTGCGCGGCGGCAATCAAACCCGCGTCAAGGACTTCCGGCTCGGCGTCTTCTTGCAGCAGTTCCTCGCCTTCCTCGATCAACCCTACCATGGCCTTACACGTTTTAGCCTTCGCCTTCTGCCCGAGCAGCTCGAATACTTGCTCCAATCGTTCGGCATGTCCCTTCGTCTGCTCGAGATGATCGAGAAAGCCTTGTTGCAAATCCTCGGAATGCGCTGCCTTTGCCATTTTCGGCAGCGCTTTGATCAACTGCTTTTCCGCGCTGTACAAATCCTTGAGCTCGTCAACAAAGAGTTCCTTCAGCGTTGCCATCTTCATGACCTACCAATCCTTTCAGGGCCGCCGGCGGCCACTCCGAATAAAGGTTCGCATTCCTGAGCCGTGAAACCAGGAGCCGAGCTGCTGTTAGCGCCACCGATTGACGAGGCGCATGGTCAACCCGAAAACGACGCCCGCGCCGACGGCCATCGCCAGCGTCTGCAAGGGTCGCGCGCGAATCGAGTCTCGGGCGCACTCCGCCAGGTCGGTCACCTGAGCGCGGCCGGCGTCGAAGACTTCGTGCATCTGTTCGCTCATGCCATTGAGGGCCTCGCGCCCGGCCGCCGTTGCCTCGCGGCGCACCGCCTTGACAGCTCGTTCTCCATGCTCGGCAGCATTACGCACGTGCTTACGGCTGTTGCTCGCCATTTTGAGATTCTCCGTTGATTCGAGGTTGGTTCTCTAAAAAATCCTGGGCGCTCACGAGTCGCGATTGATCTGTTTCGCGCGGTCCTTTACCTTCTCGACGACCTTCTCCGCGGCCTGCTTCACCTTGCCGGCGGCCTGATCGATCTTGCCCTCGCGGCGCATTTTGTCGTTGTCCGCGAGCGCGCCGGCGGCCTCTTTCACGCGACCTTTCACTTCTTCTGCTTTCCCAGCCATGATCTGCTCCTCTCGAATTCGTTGTTGGTATCGGACGACAGGATGCCCGTCCCTCTCATGGATTCGGTGGTATTGCAAGTCATGTGCCAGAGCAACATCGCGGAAAACTTGCCGGGCAATTTCCGGTTCTCTGGCCGATCGTGAGGCCCTACTGGCCGTCGGCACGCCATTCCGGTTTCGCTGCGATGCTGGCACCGGAGCCAGGTAAGTCGATTTTTTCGGAACAACTGACTGCTCGGCATCGTGTATCTTGGGAACAGGTTGATTCGTCGAGCGAGGGGGTTGTAACGGTGACAGCGCGTCTTGTTGTTCTGCTGTGCCTCGTGATTGCCGCGCCGGTGAGTTGGGCCGAAGAAGTCGCCACGGTCGACATCGATCTAGTCGATCAGCAGCCGATCGAGTACCCGACGCATCATGTGCAAGGGCTCGCCGTCACGGCCGATTCTTATTGGATTTCCAGCGTCGACCGCCGCGCGCGCGTCGGCTTTGTCTTCCGCGTTGACCGCGCCACGGCCAAGCTGGCAGGCAAACGCGAATTGTCGTTCGACGCCCAGTTTCATCCGGGCGGGATCGAACTCGCCGGCGATTCTTTATGGGTTCCCGTGGCCGAGTACCGGCCGCGCTCGACGAGCACGATCCTCAAGCTCGATGCGCAAAGCCTGGAAACCCAAGCGTCGTTCACCGTCGACGACCATATCGGCTGCCTGGCCGTCAACGCCGGGGGCCAGATTACGGCCGCGAATTGGGACGCCCGAACGTTCTATCGCTTTACCGCCGACGGCAAGAAGCTGGGCGAGACCGCCAACCCGCGGCCGACGGCTTATCAAGATCTGAAATCCTGGGGCGAGCTCCTCGTCGGTTGCGGCACCGAGAAGGTTGAGGGGCAGGTGCGGCCCGTCGTCGATTGTCTGCGCCCCGACACGCTGGCGCTTGAGGCGCGCTGGAGGCCGCGCGGCACGCTCCGCTCGGGCGGCAACAATTTCTGCCGCGAAGGCTGCGCGATCTTTAAAGGAGCGCTTTTTCTGATGCCGGAGGACGGTCCGCAGACGACCATCTATCAGTTCGCGGCGCCACGACCGTGATCGAGAAGTTCGGAGGAGCATGCGAGGCACTTTCACGTTACGTGCTAGCAGCGCTTCGCCCCGCCATGGCGGGGCATGCTCGGCACTCGGGCACGAATCGTCTGTACCCCGCGACGCTTAACGGCTAAGCTTTTCGCCCTGCGCCACCGTCTTTCCAGCCACCCATCTCGCGACTCGCTTCCCCGCCGAGCGATTTCAAGGAGCTGCGATGTGCCGTCATGCCCGGATTCGTCCCCCGCGCCACTTAGCGATCATCGGCATCCTCATCGCAGGCTGTGCGCTGCTATCCGCGGGCACACGCGCCGCGGCGGCACCGGCTGGGGCAAGCGTTACCGCCAAGGCCGAAGGTGCGGCGCCTGCCTCGCCCTCTACCTTGGAAGAAACGCTCGTCAAGCGCAAGGAGTTGGCGGCCCAGATCGCGGCGCTCGCTCAACAAGATCCGCAGGGCGCCAGTGGCAATGATTCGCTTGACGTCTCCGACAGTGAAGACGAGCTGGAATTCCTCGAGGTCCTGGATGGCGTCTATGGCGAGCAGCAAGCCCGGCTCGAACAGCGGCAGGAGCTCACGGCCGAAAAACAGCGCGTACAGGCGGATCTCGACGCGCTGCGCAAATACGGCGCGAGCGAGACGAAGCCGTACTCGTTCTTGCTGTTGGAGGATCTGCGAGACGAACTTGCGGCGGAAGAGGATCGCGAAAACGTCAACAACGCCGATTTGAAGCAGGCCGCGCAAATGATCGAGGCGGCGCAGGCGCACTTCAGTCAAGCAGAACGCGAGCGGCGCCGCATCCAAGAAACCATGGCCGAAAACAAGCGTGCGGACCAGCAAGCTGCGCTCGCCCACGATCTGAAATTGGCCGAGCGCGAAAGCCAGATTGCCAAAGAGCTGATCACGGTCCGGCAACTTGAGGTCGATGTAAGGGCGTTGCGGCGCGACGTGTCGACCGTGCGCAAGACGCTGTTGGCCGAGAAGGTCGCGTTGATCGGCCGCGACGTTCGCTTCACCCGGCAGGACGTGCAGGACCGATTGAAGGCGCTGACTGCCGTCGAGGCGGGGTTGAACGCGAAGCTCAAGCAAGTCCGCGCGAGCCGCCGCAAGACCGAGCTGGAGCAAACAGCGTCTCTTAAGCAGTTACATGATAACAAGGCTGCACGCGCGGTCATGGATCTGGCCGCCGAGTCATGGCATGTGGCGCGCGACGCGCAGCAGATCGAGATGTCGCTTCTGAACGAATGCCTCGGCGACACTCGGCGACTGCGTCATTATTGGGAATGCCGCTTTGCGGCCGAGACTGGCACGGCCACGCCCGCCGAGCTGGCCGAATGGCGCGTCACTTTGCAGGACCTGCTAACCGAATTGGGCGATCGGCAACGGTCCCTGGCCCAGCAAATCGAAACGACCCGCGCCAGCCAGGCGAAACTCGTCCAGCGCATGCGCGACGACGAGGACGCCGACATCAAGAAATGGGGCGAATTTCAATCGACCCAATGGCAGTCGCTACGCGAGGTGTGCGAAACGAACGTCGTGCAGCTCCAGGTCACCCAGCGCTGGGCGGAGCGGTTTAGCGAGGAGCTCGATGCGCGGCTGAAGCCGCAGCACGCGGACAGTTGGCGCACCAAAGCCGAGGAGCGCTTCTTGGTCGCCTGGCAGTGCGAAGTGTTCACGGTCAACGATCGTCCGATCACGATTGGTAAAATCGTCACGCTGATTTTCTGGCTGTTTTTGAGCGTCTTCGCGGCCCGTGTTTTGAGCCGCTTGTTGGGCCAGCAGATCCTGCCGCGGTTCGGCCTCAACGAGGGAGCCTCGCACGCCATCCGCGCCATGGCTTTCTATTCGTTAACGATGCTCTTTGGCGTCCTGTCGTTTCAGGTCGTGCATATCCCGCTTTCGGCCTTCGCGTTTTTAGGCGGTGCCGTGGCCATCGCCGTGGGCTTCGGCAGCCAGGACATCGCCAATAATTTCATGAGTGGAATCATCCTGCTCGCTGAGCAGCCGATTCGCGTGGGCGATATCGTGATGGTCGACACCGTGCAAGGCACTGTTGAACACATCGGCCCGCGCAGCACGCGCATCAAGACCGACGCAAATCATGAGCTAGTCGTGCCGAACAGCAAGCTCTTGTCGGATAAGGTGACCAACCTGACCCTGTCCGACAGCCTGATCCAGACGACCGTCGCGGTGACGTTGCCGACGAAAATCCCGGTGAAAGAGGCCAAGGGACTTCTCCTCGCCGCGGCGCTGTCGCAGCCGGCGGTGCTGCACGCCCCTTGTCCCGTCGTATTGTTCAAACAGTTCGGGACGACGACGATGGACTTCGAGCTGCATTTCTGGCTGCAATTGCGCGACGAGATGCAGGCGGCGATCGCGCAGAGCGACGTGCGCGAAGCCATCAACGAGCTGTTCCTGGAGCAAAACGCACAAGCGGCGATCAGCACGCCCACAAGTGCGGTTTCGCCCGCGGCCAGTCGCGCGAGCGCCGCATAAGAGAACGGTCGCCGATCAACTCAGCGTCCGCCGTCGTGCGCGGCATTCACCGCCGGCTTCGGCCGATGGCCCATTTGGATCTCGACCATCGTGCGATAGCGACCGCTCGAAGCCATCAAGTCGTCATGCGTGCCGCGTTCGACGATCTCGCCGTCGACCAGCAGCACGATCAGGTCAGCGTGCATGATCGTGCTTAAGCGGTGAGCGATGACGAAACTGGTGCGCCCCCTGAGCAGCGTGTCGAGGCTTTGCTGGATCAGCCGCTCGCTTTCCGTGTCGAGATTGCTCGTGGCCTCGTCCAGGATGAAGATGCGCGGATCGGCCAGCACGGCCCGGGCGATCGCCAACCGTTGCCGCTGCCCACCGCTGAGCTTCACGCCCCGCTCACCGATGAGCGTGTCGTAACCGTCCGCTAGCGACACGATAAACTCGTGCGCGTTGGCCACGCGGGCCGCTTCTTCGATTTGTGCGGGCGTCGCGTGCCGCGCGGCGTAGCCGATGTTGGCCGCGATCGTACCGTCGAACAGGAAAATATCCTGCTCCACCACGCCCAGCAATCGGCGATAGCTTTCCACATGGATATCGCGCAGGTCGACGCCGTCGAGGGATACCGAGCCCTCGACCGGATCGTAGAACCGCGCCACCAGGTTGCAAAGCGTGGTTTTGCCGGCGCCGCTCGGTCCGACCAAGGCGATCATCTGGCCCGGTCGTGCGTCGAGATCGACGTTGCGCAGCACGTATTGGCTTGTGCCCGGGTAATGGAAGCTAACGTCTCGCAATTGCACGTGGCCGGCGACCTCATCGCGAGCAATGTCTCGCGCGCCAGGACGCGACGGCATCTCGCGCGGCTCGTCCAAGAGATCGTAAACCCGATCCAGACCGGCCAGATTGTTCTGCAGTGTCGTGGCGCTCTCGGCCAATACGGCCAGCGGTTCGAGCAGCATGACCAGATACACGAGGAACATCATCAGCTCGCCGACCGAAAGGGCGCCGGAGAGCACCTGCGAACCGCCGTAAATCAACAACAGCGCCGATGCACCGGGAATCAGCACGGCCCACACCATTTCGACACCGCGCGACCACCACCAGGCCAAGAGCTCGTGCCGGGCCATGAGGTTGCCTCCGCGCGTGAAGCGGGCCGTCTCGCTATGGCTGCGCCCAAAAGCGCGCACGACACGCATCCCGCCAAAGGCCTCGGTCGCGTGACTGTCGATTTCTTGCCGTTGCCGGCGGATCTCGCGGAACTGGGGGCGAATGCGTCCGATCCAGGTTCGGTGCGTCACGAAAACCGTGGGAATCACGACCAGCGAGCCCAGCAACAACCGCCAATCGACCCAGGCCAACACCGCCAGGCTGGCCAAGAGCTGAATGACGGCGCGCCAGGGGTTGTAAATCATGTTGAAGACCAGGTCGCCCACGCCACCCGCGTCTTCGCGCAAGATGCTGGCCACGCCCCCGGACTTGATCGCATACACCCGATGCAACGGCAGTCGTACCGCATGCGCGAAGACGCGCTTGCGCAGATCGACCTGAAGTCGCTTGACCGTCACCGTGGCCAGGTACCGCCCCCAGGTGTTGACCACCAGCGATACGACCGAGATCACGAACACGCCCAGCGCCAAAATCAAAAGAGCGGGCATGCCGGTCGCCGGCAGATGCCAGCGTTCGACGAGCGGCAGCGGCTTACCGGGAAACACGTTGTCGACGACCAGCTTCGTCGCCGCCGGAGGCACGAGCTTCAAGAGCGTCGAAACCGTCAACGTCGCCAGCGCAATTCCTAACGATAGCCGGTGACCACGGGCTAGCGACAGAAAATGCCGCACCAGCAACCAGGCCGAGCGATGGGAGCGGCGCGATGATTGCGGCGCACTGCCATTTTTCTCGGCTGCGCCGTCGCCGTGACGCTCGGCGCGTAATCGCTTCCGGTACTCGGCGAAGCGGGCGCGACTGGAAGAGCTACGTGTTTTCATCGGACGTTACTTGGCCCTTTGCGGAATAGCGCCCTCCACGCTCGTGCGTTCCTGGGACGGGGGCGGCCGCGGTCTGAAGTATTTTAGCGCAGTGCGGCTGGTTTGGCGCATCCGACCAAAACAACATGCCTGAAGCCGCCGGAATTGTGGTGAGAAGGGCAGTCGGACGCTTTGATCCGTCAGGGCTTGTCGCGGCCCGCGGCGCCCGGTTTTTGGATGGCAAACAGGTGGTGCTCGCCGCGAACCAGCAACTGGCTGCCGGCTAACCCGGGCGTGGAAAGGAACATTTCCTCATCCCCCAACGAGTTGACGCGCAGCACCTCGAAATCGTCGCCGGCTTTGATGACGAACGTGTCACCGAACTCGCTTAAGCAAAAGATATTGCCGTTGGCGGCCCAAGGAGACGCCGTGAACGCGCGGCCGTTGGGTAGCCGCTTCCGTTCGTATACCGCCTTGCCGGTCTGCGCATCGTAGCAGGACAGAATTCCCAAATCGGTCAGAGCGTAAACGCGGTCCTGGAAGTAGAGCAGCGACGGATTGTACGGTGCCGCGCGGCGCAAGCACCAGGCAACGAAATCATTGTTCGATGCGTCCGCAGCCAGCGAGATATCCCCCGCCCCTCCCGGACGCACGGCCACGATGGGCCGTTTACTGCTCAGCACGTGGCCCGATGCCAGGTACAGCAAATTCGGCCCGGCCAGCGGCGACGGGATCGAATGGGCCGACATGTCACCGAGATGCCACAGCAGTCGACCATCAAGATCGTACGAGCGAACGACACCGCTGCCCGAGATGACTAGCTCGCTGCGCAGCGCATTGTGCCAGAGGTAGGGGGTCGACCAGCAGCTTTTCTCGGGCCGCGCGACGCGCCAATTCTCGGCGCCGGTCTTGCGATCCAAGGCCAGAAGAAACGATTCGTCCTCGTTGTCATTGAGAACCAGCACGTTTTCGCCGTACATGATGGGCGAACTGCCCGTGCCCATCCCGTCGGCCGTCTTGTAGCTTCCCAACGTGCGCGACCAGAGAGGCTGGCCGTCAAAGTCGTAGCAGAACACGCCCAGGTTGCCGAAATAGGCGTACACGCGCTCGCCGTCGGTGACGGGCGTTTCCGAAGCGTAGGTGTTCTTCAAGTGAACCGACTGCGGGGGCACGCCTTCGTGCGCGACACGCTCCCACAACAAGCGACCATCGGTCCGGTCCAGGCAGTACACGTACCACTTGTGCGGCACCGAGGGCGCCACTTTTTGATCGCCACCGAAATACAGGCCCCGTTTGCGCTCGGCCTGGTCCTCGGCGCTGGTAACACTCGTAAGAAAGACGCGCTTCCCCCAAACGATCGGCGACGACCAGCCGCGGCCGGCGATGGCCGTCTTCCAGGCGACGTTCTCGGTCGCGCTCCAGGTGTCGGGCAAATCGGGATGATCGGCAACACCGCGCGCACCCGGCCCGCGGAATTGCGGCCAGTTGTCGTCCGCAATGGCAAACGCGCCCGGCGCAACCGCCGCGGCGGATACCAGCAAAGCAAATCTGGCGAGGCGAGCGATCATGCACGTTCCCCGAAACGCGGCTCCCAGGCCCTAATGTAACCCGCGACCAGAGAGCGGGACAGCCAGCGCTAGCGCCCCAGATACGCCCTCAGAGGCTGATGCCGCTTTTGCTGATGGGCAGATCGACCCACACGCGCGTGCCGCATCCGGGTTCGCTATGCACATCGGCGCGGCCGCCGAACAAGCGAGCCCGCTCGATCAGCCCACGCAGCCCGAAGCGCCCTTCGGGAACTTCGGCGCGATTGAAACCGACGCCGTCGTCGACGATCGTCAGCACGACCCGCTCATCGACCTGGGCCAACTCAACGTGTACCTCCGAGGCCTGGCTATGGCGGCGGGCGTTGGTCAGCGACTCCTGCACGATGCGAAACAGCGTTCCTTCCAGCAGGGGCGGCAAGCGCGAGAAACGCACATCGTGCGAGAAGGTCATGTGTGGGCCCGCCTCGGCTTGACGCTCGTTGATCAGATACTCGATAGCCGCCAGGATGCCCTTGTCGTCGATGACCATGGGCCGCAGGTTGGAAACCATACGTCGTCCCTCGCCGATCGCTTTGCGCAGCGCGCACTCGATGGTTTCCAAGCGGGCCATTAGACAGGAATGCTCGGGAGACAAGCGGGGGCGTATCGATTCGACCAGCATCTTGGCCCCGACCAGATCTTGAATGAACCCGTCGTGGATCTCGCACGCCAGCAGGTGCCGCTCGCGCTCCTGCAAATCGAGGAGCCGTTTCAAGAGCTTTCTCTCCATCCGCAGGCTGTCTTCGACGTTGCGTTGTTCGGTAATGTCTTCGGCGATGCCCGCGACCCGTGCGGCCTGTCCGTTGGCGCCGCGGCTGATATAAGCCCGATCCCGAATCCAGCGCACCGCTCCGTCGGGGCGTACGATGCGATACTCCGCTTGAAAGGACCCGGACTCAAGGGCCGCGTCGAACGAGCGCTTCACGCGATCAGAATCATCAACGTGCACGGCGTCGAACCAGCCGCGGTTTTCCTGGTAGAACTCCTTGGCGCTTCGTCCCCAGATGCGCTCATAGGCATTCGTGACATACAGCAGGCGGCGATCGATGGGGTTCAAGAGCCAGAAGACCTCGCGCACGTTCTCGGCCAGTTGGCGGAACCGCTGCTCGCTCTCGGACAGTGCTTCTTGCACGCGGACGACGTCGGTGACGTCGCGCGCAATCACCAGCGCTGTCTTCTCTTGCTGGCTGGCAAGAGGAACAACCCGGACGGACCGAATCGTGCCATCCAGCCAGTGCGTCTCGAAACAATCGGATTGACCTAGCTCGCAGCATCGTGCAAGCGCGTCGTGACAGCGAGGATGGTCGGCGCTGGATAGGAGGGCATAAAGATTACCGCCCGGGCAACCGGAGCGCGCGGATTGACCATTATTGCCATACGAAATGTTGCCCTTTCGATCGACGGCCAGTATCGTGAGGTCGTCGTGGGCGGCGAGCGCGGCGAGCATCGCTTCGGCATCAGGCGGTGAACCAATATCCCGCTCGGGGTTCCTGGCATCGTTGTCCGTCATTCGATCAAGCATGGCCCATGCCTCTCGCGCGGCGTCGTCCCGTGCGCCGCCCGAATCGTTTATCGCGTGGCGGCGTCTTGTAGCAAAAGTCTGCCCGCCTCGTTCAACAGCAACTCGCGTTCCAGTAATTCCTGTCGCGCGGGCCTCCACTCGGCCAACGTCGCGGCCGGGGAGGGCAACGGTTCCGCCTCGGCGCGCTGCCGCCACTGTTCGGCAGCCGGCTCGTCACCCAGATAGGCATGCGCGATAGCCAGAATTGCGTAGTCCGCGCTGCCGGGCGTCCAACCGGGGGTGCCTAGCAGTTCCTCGAACTGTTGCAGCCCCTGCTGGTACTGCCCGGACCTGAGCAGCGCAAGCGCCAACGTGCGCTGAAAGGCGATTTTCTTGGTATTACCGGCGAGCGCCCGCTGGGCCATCTCCAGTATTTCCTGAGGATCCGCCCCGCAATTCGGAGCCATCGCGCACGTCCAGACCATCACGCGCAAGAGGTCGGGCTCGGCGTGCGCAGAGAACAAATCGATAAGGCGGCGGCAAACCGCCTGGTACGAAGATTCCGCGCCTTGCGCGAGTGCGACCCGTGCCTGATCGAGCAGCATCTGGGCAATCGCCGTATCCGTCTCACCGCGGCTTTCGGCGGTTTTATCGATGGCCTCGTTCAGTGCGGCAAATGCCGCGGGCAGGTTCCCCGCCATCTCGTCGGCCAGCGCGGTCTGGCGTAGCGTAGAAATCAGATGCGCCGCGGACTCCTTATTGTTGGGAATTGCGCGGGCCAGCGCCAACTCCTGCCGGCAAAGATCGCTCGATTCTTTAAGGCGATGGTCGGCGTACAACAGGTTCAGCAACTCCTGCAGGCAGACCGCGCGATTCGTAAGATTCGAGGACTCGTAGCGAAAGATTTCGAGCGCCTCGCGCAACACCGCCTCGGCTTCGGACGTTTCGCCGGTCTTGAGCAACGGCTCGGCCATGCGCACTTTCGTCAGCCCAATGGCGCGATGGCGATCACCATAAATGGCACGGCACAAGTCGAGAGTATCGCGATAGACCGCCAACGCCTCCTTGTTGCGTGCGGAGCTGATCAGCGCTTCCGCCCAGGTGTAGTGGGGCCAGATCAGTACCGGGTGGCGATCGCCAGCCGCAACGCGGATGCGGGCGATTGCGGCCTCGATCGTGGACAAGGCGGCGCGTCCACTTCCCACGCGAGATTGCACGTAGGAGCGCAACATCAGCAGTAAGCCGGCGCCGATGTCCGAGTCGCCGTTTTCAGACAGCACGCGATTGGCCTCGGCCAATAGTGCCGCGGCATGCATGGCCTTCCTTTCCACCTCGTAGCGCAGCATGCCCAGGCCGATTAGCGCGAAGCCATAGCGCATCGGATAGGCGTGCTCGCGCTGGTGGAAGCGCACGACCTGTTCCATGAGCGGCACGGCCGCCAGTTTTTCTTCCGCGCTGCTATGGCCGTTCGTCACGGCCATCCATGCCAGGTTGAACTTGGTGCGAATCGTGTCCGGGTCGTCAGGGCCCAACTCCCGTAAACGGATGGCCAGCGCTCGCTCCAATAATTGCCGCGTTGCGCTGAAATCGAAAT
Protein-coding regions in this window:
- a CDS encoding PAS domain-containing protein; this encodes MLDRMTDNDARNPERDIGSPPDAEAMLAALAAHDDLTILAVDRKGNISYGNNGQSARSGCPGGNLYALLSSADHPRCHDALARCCELGQSDCFETHWLDGTIRSVRVVPLASQQEKTALVIARDVTDVVRVQEALSESEQRFRQLAENVREVFWLLNPIDRRLLYVTNAYERIWGRSAKEFYQENRGWFDAVHVDDSDRVKRSFDAALESGSFQAEYRIVRPDGAVRWIRDRAYISRGANGQAARVAGIAEDITEQRNVEDSLRMERKLLKRLLDLQERERHLLACEIHDGFIQDLVGAKMLVESIRPRLSPEHSCLMARLETIECALRKAIGEGRRMVSNLRPMVIDDKGILAAIEYLINERQAEAGPHMTFSHDVRFSRLPPLLEGTLFRIVQESLTNARRHSQASEVHVELAQVDERVVLTIVDDGVGFNRAEVPEGRFGLRGLIERARLFGGRADVHSEPGCGTRVWVDLPISKSGISL